The genomic window GACCCGAACTCGGACTGACCGAGGCGAGCGTAGCCACGGATGTGGCGGTGTAGGTGAAGGTGACGAATTGGCTGCTGGTGCCACCCGGGGTGGTGACGGTGACCTGCACCGTGCCGGTCCCCGCAGGTGTGGTCGCGGTGATCTGCGTGCTGGAGTTGACGGTGAAGGATGCTGCCGCCGCAGCGCCGAAGCGCACGGCCGTAGCACCCGTGAACCCCGTACCGGTCACCGTGACGGTGCCCCCGCCCGAGGCGGATCCCGAGGTCGGGGAGACGGAGCTGACGATTGGAGCGGGCACGCGGGTACTCCTTCCGAGGGGTCTGTCCTCGGGCTGGCCGGGGGACAGGTGCGGGCCGTGGCAGGTCGAGCAGGCGCCGACCGGGCAGGGAAGGAGCGGCCCGGCCCGGTCGGCGTTTCAGCGATCGTCGCGCTGATCGGGCGTCAGCGGCCCGGGTGCCCGGTCAGATGCCGGGGCCGGCGACGTAGGTGAACGTGCCGGTGCCGGTGATGCTGCCACCAACGGAGGTGAGGGTCACGTCGACCGCACCGGCGGTCCCGGGCGGGGTGACGGCCACGACCTCGCTGTCGGAGATGACACTGAACGGCGCCGCGACACCGCCGAAGGTGATCGACTCGGTGGTCGTCAGGTTGGTGCCCGTGATGGTCACCGCGGTGCCGCCGGAGACCGGCCCAGAGGTCGGGAGCATGGAGGTGGCCGTGGGGGGGTCGATGTAGGTGTACGACAGCCCGTTGTTGGTGCCGCCCGCGGTGGTGACACTGACACCCACCGCCCCGGCCGCCGCGCCCGCCGGCACGACGACGGTCAACTGGCTGTCGCTGACCACGGTCGGGGTCGCGGAGGCGGTGCCGAAGTGCACGGCAGTCGCCGTGGACA from Kitasatospora sp. MAP12-44 includes these protein-coding regions:
- a CDS encoding IPT/TIG domain-containing protein, translating into MPISPNQGSTGGGTSVTITGTSLSGATAVHFGANLGTITANTATSVSVTSPAGAGTVPVTVTTPGGTSNPLAFFYVGAPFKSALSPLNGVTAGGNTVTINGTGLSTATAVHFGTASATPTVVSDSQLTVVVPAGAAAGAVGVSVTTAGGTNNGLSYTYIDPPTATSMLPTSGPVSGGTAVTITGTNLTTTESITFGGVAAPFSVISDSEVVAVTPPGTAGAVDVTLTSVGGSITGTGTFTYVAGPGI